The following coding sequences are from one Salinicoccus sp. Bachu38 window:
- a CDS encoding cbb3-type cytochrome c oxidase subunit I: MANTLETHMKKNTLPLVHFFLAFIMLLIGGTLGLLQGLNRGGVFELPASFNYYEVLTLHGILLILAFTTLFTNGYMYAAVRHTLGELSKTVKILAWSSLASFLIGSVLVVWMVLAGEATVLYTFYPPMQASPWFYIGLVFVVLCIWLAGLGVFISAFQWKRRNKGQHLPILAFFAVGIYTLVIFGSIGVTVEVLMLIPWAFGWTETINVMLSRTLFWSFGHTLVNVWYLVAISVWYTILPRIIGGRIFSDTLARLVVILIVILNVPGGFHHQIVDPAFSEGLKFMHVFMSLSIAFPSLMTAFAMFAVLERTGRKRGGRGLLGWLWVLPWGDVRFLTIMIAMVSFIIGGAGGIAQTNHQLNQVVHNSLWVVGHFHITVGVTVVMTFFGLVYWLIPHLSGRVMTPFIHHLGMFQTAVWTIGMALMALSMHAAGLFGAPRRTSYTTYGDSATALGWEPYLSFLATGGTLLFFGVLLIVYIVFHLMFFAPKGDTAFMDSRVENNAHPTPKWTENWGLWVIVAILIISMGYVVPLVDLIENAPPGSPPHRTW; the protein is encoded by the coding sequence ATGGCAAACACATTAGAGACGCACATGAAAAAGAACACCCTGCCACTGGTACACTTCTTTCTCGCATTCATCATGCTCCTCATCGGGGGCACACTCGGACTGCTGCAGGGGCTGAACCGGGGCGGCGTATTCGAACTCCCCGCCAGCTTCAACTACTACGAAGTGCTTACGCTCCACGGCATTCTGCTGATTCTGGCATTCACCACGCTGTTCACGAACGGCTATATGTATGCAGCAGTGAGGCATACGCTCGGCGAGCTGTCGAAAACGGTGAAGATCCTCGCCTGGTCAAGCCTTGCGAGCTTCCTGATCGGCTCGGTGCTCGTCGTATGGATGGTGCTTGCCGGCGAAGCGACCGTCTTGTATACATTCTATCCGCCGATGCAGGCATCACCATGGTTCTATATCGGCCTCGTGTTCGTCGTACTGTGCATCTGGCTGGCCGGACTCGGCGTCTTCATCAGCGCCTTCCAGTGGAAACGCAGGAATAAAGGACAGCACCTCCCGATACTCGCCTTCTTCGCAGTCGGCATCTACACGCTCGTCATATTCGGCAGCATCGGCGTAACCGTCGAAGTGCTCATGCTTATCCCTTGGGCATTCGGGTGGACGGAAACCATCAACGTCATGCTCAGCCGCACACTGTTCTGGAGCTTCGGCCATACACTGGTCAATGTCTGGTACCTGGTTGCGATATCCGTGTGGTACACAATCTTGCCGAGGATCATCGGCGGCCGCATCTTCAGTGACACACTTGCCAGATTGGTCGTCATCCTGATTGTGATCCTGAACGTACCCGGTGGCTTCCACCACCAGATCGTCGACCCGGCGTTCTCCGAAGGACTCAAGTTCATGCACGTATTCATGAGCCTGTCCATCGCATTCCCTTCCCTGATGACGGCATTCGCCATGTTCGCGGTGCTCGAACGTACGGGACGCAAGCGCGGCGGCCGCGGCCTCCTCGGCTGGCTATGGGTACTGCCTTGGGGCGACGTCCGCTTCCTCACCATCATGATTGCGATGGTTTCATTCATCATCGGTGGTGCCGGCGGCATCGCACAGACGAACCACCAGCTTAACCAGGTCGTGCACAACTCGCTGTGGGTGGTCGGACACTTCCACATCACCGTCGGTGTGACCGTTGTGATGACATTCTTCGGACTTGTCTACTGGCTCATTCCGCACCTCTCAGGCCGTGTAATGACACCGTTCATCCACCATCTCGGCATGTTCCAGACGGCTGTCTGGACAATCGGCATGGCACTGATGGCGCTTTCCATGCACGCAGCCGGCCTGTTCGGCGCACCAAGACGTACTTCCTATACGACATATGGGGACAGCGCCACGGCACTCGGCTGGGAGCCATACCTGTCCTTCCTGGCAACAGGCGGCACGCTGCTGTTCTTCGGTGTCCTGCTCATCGTCTACATCGTATTTCACCTGATGTTCTTTGCACCAAAAGGGGATACGGCGTTCATGGATTCCCGTGTTGAGAACAATGCACATCCGACACCAAAATGGACGGAGAACTGGGGACTATGGGTGATCGTAGCCATCCTCATCATCTCGATGGGCTACGTCGTACCACTTGTCGACCTGATCGAAAACGCACCACCGGGCTCACCACCGCATAGAACCTGGTAA
- a CDS encoding DsbA family protein → MNRTGTQSLVLEPTSHYIEIFYFFDPFSDDCRALEPIINKLQLEYRGHVTIKKILAPSLQVLTKCQAQSTSDIDNIALAYKAAEVQGRNKARAFMRYVLNRIVPTKNICTIAHMEESARLAGLDVNAFTTDAHSEEVRSLLKRDLMVYREMDVEELPAMIFFSGDVEAEGVKVEGVYPYHIYTYIINELIEKEIEKHPLPSIYDYIESYEVVSFHELKTVFEWRTGLLLNELKKLRLQRLVEEVETEDGMYYQIRGGTSSLGR, encoded by the coding sequence ATGAATAGAACTGGAACACAGTCACTCGTACTCGAACCGACATCCCATTATATCGAAATATTTTACTTTTTCGACCCGTTCTCAGATGACTGCCGCGCACTGGAACCGATCATCAACAAGCTGCAGCTCGAATATCGCGGACATGTGACGATAAAGAAGATATTGGCGCCATCATTGCAGGTGCTCACAAAATGCCAGGCCCAGTCCACCTCGGATATCGACAACATCGCGCTCGCCTACAAGGCGGCAGAAGTGCAGGGGCGCAACAAGGCACGTGCATTCATGCGCTATGTCCTCAATCGCATTGTACCGACAAAAAATATATGTACAATCGCACACATGGAAGAAAGCGCCAGGCTCGCCGGCCTGGATGTCAATGCTTTCACAACAGATGCACACTCCGAGGAAGTGCGCAGTCTGTTGAAACGCGATCTCATGGTCTACCGTGAGATGGACGTCGAAGAACTGCCCGCCATGATCTTCTTCTCGGGGGATGTGGAGGCGGAAGGCGTCAAAGTAGAAGGGGTCTATCCTTACCATATATACACCTACATCATCAACGAACTCATCGAAAAAGAGATAGAGAAACACCCGCTGCCGAGCATCTACGACTATATCGAATCCTATGAAGTGGTCAGCTTCCACGAACTGAAGACAGTTTTCGAATGGCGGACCGGCCTCCTGCTCAACGAGCTCAAGAAGCTGCGTCTGCAGAGGCTGGTGGAAGAAGTTGAAACGGAAGATGGCATGTACTACCAGATACGGGGTGGCACATCTTCCCTTGGAAGATAG
- a CDS encoding CYTH domain-containing protein gives MKELEIEFKNLLTGEEYGRLHEALFKDTQPVVQTNFYIDTPELGMKHNRLLLRIRDAGGKQVMTLKEPTEKGVMEYHGEVESDLNFDRNIRMDEVPELIRGELERFNIDMTQLKIYGALSTERREVSYKDGLLVLDKNSYLDTEDFELEFEVDNYDKGETHFLNLLEEYRIDRRKEVTKVERFYNKLQDIRSGDNYANTI, from the coding sequence ATGAAAGAACTCGAAATAGAATTTAAGAACCTCTTGACCGGGGAGGAATATGGACGCCTGCACGAAGCACTGTTCAAAGACACACAGCCGGTTGTGCAGACGAATTTCTATATAGATACCCCGGAACTTGGCATGAAACACAATCGCCTGCTGCTGAGGATCAGGGATGCAGGCGGAAAACAGGTTATGACGCTGAAGGAGCCGACGGAAAAAGGCGTGATGGAATATCACGGTGAAGTGGAGAGCGATCTGAATTTCGACCGCAACATCCGGATGGATGAAGTGCCCGAGCTCATCCGCGGTGAACTCGAACGTTTCAATATAGACATGACGCAGCTCAAGATATATGGCGCCCTTTCAACCGAGCGGCGCGAAGTCTCCTATAAGGACGGATTGCTCGTGCTCGACAAGAACAGCTATCTCGACACCGAGGATTTCGAACTGGAATTTGAAGTGGACAACTACGACAAGGGAGAGACGCACTTCCTGAACTTGCTTGAAGAATACCGCATCGACCGCCGGAAGGAAGTGACGAAAGTCGAGCGCTTCTACAATAAGCTGCAGGATATCAGATCGGGTGACAACTATGCCAATACCATTTAA
- a CDS encoding NAD kinase, producing the protein MKFFIVSKGDTKSNALKDKMMNYMVDMGMTPDEKAPDIVISVGGDGTLLQAFHRYQHLLDHTAFVGVHTGHLGFYADWLPQEVERLIIAIQNDEFQVIEYPLLETIIRYESEGTETRYLALNEATLRTDNGTTLVMDVDIRNQHFERFRGDGLCVSTPSGSTAYNKALGGALIHPSLEAIQITEIASINNRVFRTVGSPLVLPKHHTCQVLPVNSEVYQMTIDHINLVHKGVKSIQFRVADEKIRFARFRPFPFWKRVHDSFIS; encoded by the coding sequence ATGAAGTTTTTCATCGTTTCCAAAGGAGACACCAAATCGAATGCATTGAAGGATAAAATGATGAACTACATGGTGGACATGGGGATGACACCCGATGAGAAGGCACCCGACATCGTCATTTCGGTCGGAGGCGACGGCACGCTGCTCCAGGCCTTCCACCGCTATCAGCACCTTCTTGATCATACTGCGTTCGTCGGTGTACATACAGGGCATCTCGGCTTCTATGCAGACTGGCTGCCGCAGGAAGTGGAGCGGCTCATCATCGCAATACAGAACGACGAATTCCAGGTCATCGAATATCCACTGCTGGAGACGATCATCCGCTACGAGTCGGAGGGCACGGAAACGCGCTATCTTGCGCTCAACGAAGCGACACTCCGGACCGACAACGGAACGACACTCGTCATGGACGTCGACATACGCAACCAGCACTTCGAACGGTTCAGGGGGGATGGCCTGTGCGTCTCGACGCCATCCGGCTCGACCGCCTACAACAAGGCGCTCGGCGGGGCACTGATCCATCCCTCCCTGGAAGCGATACAGATTACGGAGATCGCCTCCATCAACAACCGGGTGTTCCGTACCGTCGGTTCGCCACTCGTCCTGCCGAAGCACCATACATGCCAGGTGCTGCCGGTGAACAGTGAAGTCTACCAGATGACGATCGACCATATCAACCTCGTGCACAAAGGCGTCAAATCGATCCAGTTCAGGGTCGCGGATGAAAAGATAAGGTTTGCCCGCTTCAGGCCATTCCCATTCTGGAAGAGAGTGCACGATTCCTTTATATCCTAG
- the fabI gene encoding enoyl-ACP reductase FabI: MNLEGKTFVIMGVANKRSIAWGAARALDQMGAKLVFTILNERFRRELDKILGDLEGDHDIIVECDVTNDEQVEASFKEIGEKTGGIDGVLHAIAYAGKDELQGGYSETTREGFKNALDISAYSLAVVSKHAKTVMNEGGSIVTMTYLGGERAMPNYNVMGVAKAALESSVRYLALDLGESGIRVNAVSAGPIRTLSSSAVGDFKSILKEIEERAPLKRNVDQLEVGNTVAFLLSNLASGITGEVLHVDSGYHIMA; this comes from the coding sequence ATGAATCTCGAAGGTAAAACTTTTGTCATCATGGGTGTTGCCAACAAGCGCAGTATCGCATGGGGCGCAGCGCGTGCACTCGATCAGATGGGTGCAAAGCTTGTATTTACAATTCTAAATGAACGTTTCAGACGTGAATTGGATAAAATTCTCGGAGATCTCGAAGGGGACCACGACATCATCGTCGAATGTGACGTGACGAACGATGAACAGGTCGAAGCGTCATTCAAGGAAATCGGCGAGAAGACAGGCGGCATCGATGGTGTCCTTCACGCCATTGCCTATGCAGGCAAAGACGAACTGCAGGGCGGCTACAGTGAGACGACAAGAGAAGGCTTCAAAAATGCCCTCGACATCAGCGCATACTCGCTCGCCGTCGTTTCCAAGCACGCCAAGACCGTCATGAACGAAGGCGGCAGCATCGTCACGATGACCTACCTTGGCGGCGAACGCGCAATGCCGAACTACAATGTCATGGGCGTTGCCAAAGCGGCACTCGAGTCCAGCGTACGCTACCTGGCCCTCGACCTTGGCGAATCCGGAATCCGCGTCAATGCGGTATCAGCCGGCCCAATCCGTACACTGAGCTCTTCAGCAGTCGGGGACTTCAAGTCAATCCTCAAGGAAATCGAAGAACGTGCACCACTCAAGCGTAATGTCGACCAGCTTGAAGTCGGCAACACAGTGGCCTTCCTTCTCAGTAACCTCGCAAGCGGCATCACCGGCGAAGTGCTTCACGTAGACTCCGGCTACCACATCATGGCATAA
- a CDS encoding cytochrome c oxidase subunit II: protein MKMHRFEEIWLIFGVAVLVISMAITGYQAFAQGMGPPSHKETIDPTQVENTAPFDNPGVYQTGENEYEVVMALQAFSFEPSEITVPKGAEVTFIMTSKDVIHGVSAPHTNLNTMVVPGQVQRITQTFHESEEFLLVCNEYCGTGHQMMSATITVEE from the coding sequence ATGAAAATGCACAGATTTGAAGAGATATGGCTCATATTTGGAGTGGCTGTCCTGGTCATTTCGATGGCGATTACAGGATACCAGGCATTTGCGCAGGGAATGGGGCCTCCAAGCCACAAGGAGACGATCGACCCGACCCAGGTGGAAAACACGGCACCGTTCGACAACCCGGGAGTCTACCAGACCGGGGAGAATGAATATGAAGTGGTGATGGCGCTTCAGGCGTTCAGCTTTGAGCCCAGTGAAATCACCGTCCCGAAAGGCGCGGAAGTGACATTCATCATGACATCGAAGGATGTCATCCATGGTGTCAGCGCACCGCATACGAACTTGAACACGATGGTTGTACCGGGACAGGTCCAGCGCATCACACAGACGTTCCATGAATCAGAGGAGTTTCTTCTGGTCTGTAACGAATACTGCGGAACCGGGCATCAGATGATGTCTGCGACCATAACGGTGGAGGAATAG
- the mgtE gene encoding magnesium transporter, protein MADVVEMTEMEREYETLLAHLREGEMDPFREAFFELHNYEQSEFYLEIEEADRQTMYHFLSPEEVAEFFDSLELDPEEYDELFETMDARYAASMIGAMQYDNAVDILNEVSKEKLTSFLALMDRADAQEIRKLMNYEVDTAGGIMTTEFVSVTSLMTVREAMRHLKQMALDSETIYYVFVVDPDRKLAGILSLRELIIADDDAYIGDIMIERVVSARVSDDQEEVARIMRDYDFLAMPVVDYQDHLVGIITADDIMDVMDEEAHEDYSRLAGMSEIEPASDSSFSTAKKRLPWLIGLTFMGMVTAAMLTTFEDTLAQVAVLGAFIPIIGGMAGNSGTQSLAVAVRGIATGEIKDTSKIKLALREMGSGLITGLVCGLIIFGIITLLYDSSILGIIVGVSLLIAMTLATLLGTLVPLLMSRLNIDPAVASGPFITTANDIISLLVYFSLANAFMSYLL, encoded by the coding sequence ATGGCTGATGTTGTAGAAATGACAGAAATGGAACGCGAATATGAAACATTGCTTGCCCATCTGAGGGAAGGGGAGATGGATCCGTTCCGGGAGGCGTTCTTCGAACTGCACAATTATGAGCAGAGTGAATTCTACCTCGAGATCGAGGAAGCGGACCGTCAGACCATGTACCACTTCCTCAGTCCGGAGGAGGTGGCGGAGTTCTTCGACAGCCTGGAACTCGATCCAGAAGAGTATGACGAGCTGTTCGAGACGATGGATGCCCGGTATGCAGCAAGCATGATCGGCGCAATGCAGTACGATAACGCCGTCGATATACTGAATGAAGTGTCGAAGGAGAAGCTCACTTCATTCCTGGCACTGATGGACCGCGCGGATGCACAGGAAATACGCAAGCTCATGAACTATGAAGTGGACACAGCCGGCGGTATCATGACGACCGAATTCGTCAGTGTCACCTCCCTCATGACCGTGCGGGAGGCCATGCGGCACCTCAAGCAGATGGCGCTTGATTCGGAGACGATCTACTATGTGTTCGTCGTGGATCCGGACCGGAAGCTTGCAGGGATCCTTTCCCTCCGTGAACTGATCATTGCGGATGACGACGCCTATATCGGCGATATCATGATCGAGCGTGTCGTATCCGCCCGGGTATCGGACGACCAGGAGGAAGTGGCCCGGATCATGCGGGACTACGACTTTCTTGCGATGCCGGTCGTCGACTACCAGGACCACCTGGTCGGCATCATCACGGCCGATGACATCATGGACGTCATGGATGAAGAGGCCCACGAGGACTACTCCAGACTTGCCGGTATGAGTGAAATCGAGCCGGCCTCCGACTCTTCATTTTCCACAGCGAAGAAGCGGCTGCCCTGGCTCATCGGCCTGACATTCATGGGCATGGTCACGGCTGCGATGCTGACCACATTCGAGGACACGCTGGCCCAGGTCGCCGTGCTCGGTGCATTCATCCCGATCATAGGCGGCATGGCCGGCAACAGCGGCACACAGTCGCTGGCCGTAGCGGTCCGCGGTATTGCGACCGGGGAAATAAAGGACACAAGCAAAATAAAACTGGCCCTCCGTGAGATGGGCTCGGGCCTCATCACCGGGCTTGTATGCGGCCTGATCATATTCGGCATCATTACACTCTTGTATGACTCGTCAATTCTTGGTATCATCGTCGGAGTCAGTCTGCTGATTGCGATGACGCTGGCCACACTGCTCGGTACACTCGTGCCGCTCCTGATGAGCCGGCTGAACATCGACCCGGCAGTCGCCAGCGGGCCATTCATAACGACAGCAAATGACATCATCAGCCTGCTCGTTTATTTTTCGCTCGCGAACGCATTCATGTCGTATCTGTTATAA
- a CDS encoding Crp/Fnr family transcriptional regulator, producing MQRSDLGQLLAQIEIFRSLTDDELGLIVDISNQRKFYRNTHIFMQSEPMDHVYFVASGKVKIYRNDASGREQIVNFFQSGEMFPHHGLFRDDSYPANAITAETSELITIPKEDFEQLLMDHPEVSIKMFRTLGQLIVDLQKRLEDKIFHSTDKQILLLLERLLTNHGEVIDETYSRISTRLTKQDIANIIGTSRETVSRNITHFKKMNIINEDADGYLVVHLPNLNEHLKAST from the coding sequence ATGCAGCGAAGCGATCTCGGACAGCTGCTTGCTCAGATTGAGATTTTCCGTTCTCTGACGGATGATGAGCTCGGACTGATCGTGGATATTTCAAACCAGAGGAAGTTCTATCGCAACACCCATATATTCATGCAGAGTGAACCGATGGACCATGTCTATTTTGTCGCATCGGGCAAAGTGAAGATCTACCGCAATGATGCCTCGGGAAGGGAGCAGATCGTGAACTTCTTCCAGTCGGGGGAGATGTTCCCGCACCACGGGCTGTTCCGGGATGATTCATATCCCGCGAATGCCATCACTGCGGAGACGTCAGAGCTGATCACCATCCCGAAGGAGGATTTCGAGCAGCTGCTGATGGACCATCCGGAAGTGTCGATCAAGATGTTCCGGACGCTCGGGCAGCTGATCGTGGATCTGCAGAAGCGTCTCGAGGACAAGATCTTCCATTCGACGGACAAGCAGATCCTGCTGCTGCTCGAACGCCTGCTGACGAACCATGGCGAGGTGATCGATGAGACATACAGCCGTATATCGACGCGCCTGACGAAGCAGGACATCGCCAACATCATCGGCACGTCCCGGGAGACGGTGAGCCGCAACATTACACACTTCAAGAAAATGAACATCATCAATGAGGATGCGGACGGCTATCTCGTCGTGCACCTCCCGAATCTGAATGAACACTTGAAAGCGTCCACCTGA
- a CDS encoding GTP pyrophosphokinase: MEQWEKFLAPYKQAVEELKIKLKGMRQDYQLTRQSSPVEFVTARVKPVQSIIEKASARNIPYDRLQEGMYDIAGVRIMCQFVDDIELICAQIRNRTDMKVVEERDYVANTKESGYRSYHLIVEYPVERIGGAVTILAEIQIRTLAMNFWATIEHTLNYKYSGEYPPEIKKRLQNAAEAAYLLDQEMSEIREEIQDAQKYYTKKRNIR; the protein is encoded by the coding sequence ATGGAACAATGGGAGAAGTTTCTTGCACCTTACAAGCAGGCTGTCGAGGAGCTCAAGATTAAATTGAAGGGGATGCGGCAGGATTATCAGCTCACGCGCCAGTCCTCTCCGGTGGAATTCGTGACGGCAAGAGTGAAGCCGGTACAGAGCATCATAGAGAAGGCGAGTGCACGCAATATCCCCTATGACCGCCTGCAGGAGGGCATGTATGACATCGCCGGTGTCAGGATCATGTGCCAGTTTGTCGATGACATCGAGCTGATCTGCGCCCAGATCCGCAACCGGACGGACATGAAGGTGGTTGAAGAGCGTGATTATGTCGCCAATACGAAGGAGAGCGGCTACCGTTCCTACCACCTCATCGTGGAATATCCGGTGGAACGCATCGGCGGGGCGGTGACCATTCTCGCGGAAATCCAGATCCGCACACTGGCCATGAACTTCTGGGCGACGATCGAACATACGCTGAACTACAAATACAGCGGGGAATATCCGCCGGAAATAAAGAAGCGCCTCCAGAACGCGGCCGAAGCGGCCTACCTTCTGGACCAGGAGATGTCCGAGATCCGCGAAGAGATCCAGGATGCCCAGAAATACTATACGAAAAAGCGGAACATACGCTGA
- a CDS encoding globin, translating to MPIPFKDIGQDKLYRMIDIFYSYVAEDTRINHLFPDDLTETAYKQKLFQTQFLGGPNLYNEEYGHPMLKARHAPFRITPEARDAWLENMDRAMNDVGLEEELKTYIMARYTLTANHMVNSID from the coding sequence ATGCCAATACCATTTAAGGATATCGGACAGGATAAGCTGTATCGCATGATCGATATCTTCTACAGCTACGTTGCAGAGGATACGCGCATCAACCACCTGTTTCCGGATGACCTGACTGAAACGGCCTATAAGCAGAAGCTTTTTCAGACACAGTTTCTCGGCGGACCGAACCTCTATAATGAGGAATACGGCCATCCGATGCTGAAAGCGCGCCATGCCCCATTCCGCATCACGCCCGAAGCGCGGGATGCATGGCTTGAAAACATGGATCGGGCAATGAATGACGTAGGGCTTGAAGAGGAATTGAAAACATACATTATGGCACGTTACACACTGACAGCGAACCATATGGTGAATTCAATAGATTAA
- a CDS encoding SCO family protein, with amino-acid sequence MKKDIVSIIIILLLGGLLFYISTDGFRIYTIEAERIESLKNEKPDFPDVDVIDNRGREYPFDEFRGKYILMTFIYTSCETACPMMEANMKAVYDNFNASAYGDDLVFLSTSFDTERDTVEVLDRYADYFDADGDTWRMLRVPEARDLDTVLDTYGVTVIPEGDTDYQHNTSFYLIGPDGHLVEVLDYRDIDGAVRALDKHVGEAAS; translated from the coding sequence ATGAAAAAGGATATCGTTTCTATCATAATCATTCTGCTGCTGGGAGGCCTCCTATTCTATATTTCCACAGACGGCTTCCGGATCTATACGATTGAAGCGGAACGCATTGAATCCCTGAAAAATGAAAAGCCCGATTTCCCGGATGTGGACGTCATCGACAATAGGGGACGGGAGTATCCATTCGATGAATTCCGCGGCAAATACATCCTAATGACCTTCATCTATACATCATGCGAAACAGCCTGTCCAATGATGGAGGCGAACATGAAGGCAGTATACGACAATTTCAATGCCTCAGCCTACGGCGATGATCTTGTATTCCTGAGCACTTCGTTCGATACCGAACGCGATACTGTGGAGGTGCTGGACCGCTATGCGGACTACTTCGATGCCGACGGGGATACGTGGCGCATGCTCCGGGTGCCGGAAGCTCGGGACCTGGATACAGTACTCGATACGTATGGGGTCACCGTCATCCCTGAAGGGGATACCGATTATCAGCACAACACGTCATTCTATCTGATCGGACCCGACGGACATCTCGTCGAGGTGCTCGACTACCGGGATATCGACGGGGCCGTCCGGGCGCTCGATAAGCATGTAGGGGAGGCGGCATCATGA
- a CDS encoding cation:proton antiporter, giving the protein MEHGPSVVSLAIVVLAALLTPILISRLKVSFLPVVVAEIIVGVIIGKSFLNIVDASDPWLNILSTLGFIFLMFLSGLEIDFDAFTQKSSTQKKSKVLKRPLPNTLVLTSGIFIGILALSFLFALLMRGFGVFDDIFLLVIIISTISLGVVVPTLKEANLITTQMGQVILLVAVIADLATMIMLAFYSQLYADASQPIWLMTILVGFAILFYLLGRVMNQSHFIKQLNNGTMQIGIRGVFALIIMLVALAEGVGAENILGAFIAGCIVSLLKPDQDIVHKLDSFGYGFFIPIFFIMVGVDLDLPSLFSDSRVFILIPVLLLAFLLSKLIPVMVLLRYFDVKRVTAAGFLLTSTLSLIIAAAVIAEQIGMITNAESGMFILSAVIACIITPVVFRQLYPEGENEDRVINVTVFGNNQLTVPVSHSIAGGLYHVKLVFHKNYSDSREKSTENLSFHEIPEYSEEALDEIDAFDADIVVLGANDSDINWRVAKMAEKRGVERIIYRVDDPTQERAVKERGYELFSTMLSSKTLLRGLIESPNMMQLLSDEETSIYEIQMNNYRYDEMLLRNFPFTGDIIFLRILRGQESLVPHGDTPLHVDDRIFMTGTREYVEELKRELELY; this is encoded by the coding sequence ATGGAACATGGACCATCTGTAGTATCATTGGCGATTGTCGTCCTGGCAGCACTGCTTACGCCAATACTGATCAGTCGCCTCAAAGTAAGTTTCCTCCCGGTCGTGGTTGCGGAGATCATCGTTGGGGTCATCATCGGAAAATCGTTTCTCAATATCGTCGATGCAAGTGACCCATGGCTGAACATCCTCTCCACGCTGGGTTTTATATTTCTGATGTTTCTCAGTGGGCTGGAGATCGACTTCGATGCCTTCACCCAGAAGTCATCCACCCAGAAGAAATCTAAGGTGCTCAAGCGGCCGCTGCCGAATACGCTCGTATTGACCAGCGGCATTTTCATCGGTATCCTGGCACTCAGCTTCCTGTTTGCACTGCTGATGCGGGGATTCGGAGTATTTGATGACATCTTCCTGCTTGTGATCATCATCTCGACAATCTCCCTCGGTGTCGTCGTACCGACATTGAAGGAGGCAAACCTGATTACGACACAGATGGGCCAGGTCATCCTGCTCGTCGCCGTCATTGCGGATCTCGCCACGATGATCATGCTGGCATTCTATTCCCAGCTGTACGCGGATGCCAGCCAGCCGATATGGCTGATGACGATCCTCGTCGGCTTTGCGATCCTGTTCTATCTGCTGGGACGGGTCATGAACCAGTCGCATTTCATCAAGCAGCTGAACAACGGCACGATGCAGATTGGTATCCGGGGCGTATTCGCCCTGATCATCATGCTGGTGGCACTTGCTGAAGGGGTGGGGGCCGAGAACATTCTCGGAGCCTTCATCGCCGGGTGCATAGTCAGCCTGCTCAAGCCGGATCAGGACATCGTGCACAAGCTCGACTCCTTCGGCTACGGGTTCTTCATTCCCATCTTCTTCATCATGGTGGGCGTGGACCTCGACCTGCCGTCGCTGTTCTCGGACAGCCGGGTATTCATCCTGATTCCGGTGCTGCTGCTCGCCTTCCTGCTCAGCAAGCTGATTCCGGTGATGGTGCTGCTCAGATATTTTGATGTCAAGCGTGTCACTGCGGCAGGGTTCCTGCTGACGTCGACACTGTCGCTCATCATCGCGGCAGCCGTCATCGCCGAGCAGATCGGAATGATCACGAATGCAGAAAGCGGCATGTTCATACTGAGTGCCGTCATCGCATGCATCATCACACCGGTCGTCTTCAGGCAGCTCTATCCGGAAGGTGAAAATGAAGACCGCGTCATAAACGTGACGGTCTTCGGCAACAACCAGCTGACGGTGCCCGTGTCCCACAGCATCGCCGGCGGCCTGTATCATGTGAAGCTCGTCTTCCATAAGAACTATTCGGATTCCAGGGAGAAGAGTACTGAGAATCTGAGCTTCCATGAAATCCCGGAATATTCGGAGGAAGCGCTCGATGAAATCGATGCATTCGATGCCGATATCGTCGTGCTCGGCGCCAATGATTCCGACATCAACTGGCGGGTGGCCAAGATGGCTGAGAAGCGGGGTGTCGAGCGCATCATCTACCGCGTCGACGATCCGACGCAGGAACGTGCCGTCAAGGAACGCGGCTATGAACTGTTCTCGACGATGCTCAGCTCTAAAACGCTGCTGCGCGGCCTGATCGAATCGCCGAACATGATGCAGCTCCTCTCGGATGAGGAGACATCCATCTACGAAATCCAGATGAACAACTACCGTTATGATGAAATGCTGCTCCGGAACTTCCCGTTCACCGGAGACATCATCTTCCTGAGGATATTGCGCGGCCAGGAATCCCTCGTGCCGCATGGCGATACACCTCTGCATGTGGATGACCGCATCTTCATGACGGGAACAAGGGAATATGTGGAGGAGCTCAAGCGTGAGCTCGAACTCTATTGA